DNA sequence from the Streptomyces sp. HUAS 15-9 genome:
GGCCAGCCAGGGCAGCACGGTCGCCGCCGGGCCCAGCCGCCGTACGAACAGCACGAACAGCGCGAGCAGGGCCGCCGCGAGGAGCATGCTCGCGTGCGAGTACCAGTCGAGCCGGTCACTGCCGTCGGTGAAGTACAGCGAGATGTCCACCAGGCCCTGGCCGTGCAGCACCGCGCCCTGCGTCAGCGGCAGGGCGATCCCCGCCAGCCATGGACCGGGCTCGGAGACGATGAAGTACGTGTTGATCAGCAGCCACACCGTGACGGCGATCCCCACGATCCGCAGCACCACCAGCCCCGCCGCGCGCCCGCCCAGCTCGCCGCGGCGCACCGCGTAGATCCCGGCCAGCAGGAACGGCGCCACGAACCAGGGAAGTTGCTGCGCCGCGCACGCGGCCCCCAGGCACGCGGCCCGCGCGATCCCGGCACCGCCGAGCCGCCCTCCCCTCCCGATCCGCGGCCAGCGCACCACCACCGGCACCAGCAGGGCCATGCCGAGGATCGCCGGATAGCCCAGCCGGGCGTACGTCGGCAGGAACCCGAAGCCCAGACAGGCCATCGTGGCCGCCGACCGCCACGGCACCGGCAGCATCCGCCACATCACGACCGCCCCGACGACCAGCGCGCCGGTGCCGACCGCCGTTGCGGCCGCGCCCCCGTGCCCCAGCCACAGCAGCGGGGCGGCCAGCAGTGGGGCCAGCGGGGGATAGCCGTACGTGAAGTCGTAGCCGCCGTTTATCGTCGGCGTGACGGCGACGCCCTTGCCGCCGAAGAGCCACGGCCAGGGCTGTCCGTAGACGGTGTGCCCGGCGACCAGCTCCCTGGCGGCCTGGGTGGTGAGCACCGCCTCGTCGCCGCCGCCGTGGTTCAGTGCCCAGCCGCACAGGGTGAGCGCGACCGCGGTCACCAGGACCACCAGGTCCAGTCGGGCCAGCGAGCGGGCACGGCGGACCGTCAGGGCCAGCACCCCGGTCACCAGGATCGAGGCGTAGCAGACGGAGATGACCGCCGCCAGGACGAGACGATGGGTCGCCGCCTGTGTCCACACCGCGCGGGTCCCGATGAACAGGCTCACGTCGGCGAGGAGGGTCAGGACACGGTGCCACTGTGCCGGGAGCCCCGGGGCGGCGGACACCGCCGACTGCGTCCGCCGGCCGGGTGTCACCAGCTGTTTTTCTGCCAAGTGCACGACATCGGACCGTAATCGGGACCGGTGAGCGGGGGATCGCAGGAGGTGAAGAGTCCGGTGTGAGGGCGGTAAGAAGCGGGCTATTTCGCACAAGTGTCACAGGAGGTGACGGAGGCAGGACCCCGTCGGTCGGGTCGCGCTTCGTGTCGCTGTTGGGCCGAACGGGTGACTTGGCGTAAGAATTGGCAGGTGCAGGCATGGAGTGCGAGTCAGTTCGGGGGGATCCGGTGAGCCGTTACGACGTCACCGATGAACAGTGGGAAGGGCTCGCGCAGGTCGTGCCGCTCCGGGGGCGCGACGCCTGGCCGTCCGCGGTGGGTCACCGCTCCCTCCCGGACGCGGAGACCGAGACCCGGCGGCGGTTCGTCGTCCTGCGGGTCAATGTCTTCGCGGACGCCCGCGAGGTGGCCGAGACGCTCATGGCGGGCGTGCCGGTCCTGCTCGACCTCTCCAGCGCGGAGACCGAGGTGGCCAAGCGCGTCCTCGACTTCAGCACCGGTGTCGTCTTCGGCCTGGGCAGCGGAATGCACCGCGTGGACCGCAACGTGTTCCTGCTCACCCCGCCCGGTACCGAGGTCAGCGGGCTCATG
Encoded proteins:
- a CDS encoding cell division protein SepF; translation: MECESVRGDPVSRYDVTDEQWEGLAQVVPLRGRDAWPSAVGHRSLPDAETETRRRFVVLRVNVFADAREVAETLMAGVPVLLDLSSAETEVAKRVLDFSTGVVFGLGSGMHRVDRNVFLLTPPGTEVSGLMEGAGISGT